One window from the genome of Mycolicibacterium gadium encodes:
- a CDS encoding NAD(P)H-dependent glycerol-3-phosphate dehydrogenase: MAPAQREPKVVVLGGGSWGTTVASICARRGPTLQWMRSQETADDINDKHRNAKYLGNEVELAHTLKATTDFSEAAECADVIVMGVPSHGFRGVLTELARELRPWVPVVSLVKGLEQGTNYRMSQIVDEVLPGHPAGILAGPNIAREVAEGYAAAAVLAMPDQRLAANLADLFRTRRFRTYTTDDVVGVEMAGALKNVYAIAVGMGYSLGIGENTRAMVIARALREMSKLGEAVGGHRDTFAGVAGMGDLIVTCTSQRSRNRHVGEQLGAGKSIEEIIASMNQVAEGVKAASVIMEFAEKYGIAMPIAREVDGVINHGSNVEEAYRGLMAEKPGHEVYGAGF, from the coding sequence ATGGCACCTGCGCAACGCGAACCCAAAGTCGTCGTCCTCGGTGGAGGCTCATGGGGCACCACCGTGGCGTCCATCTGCGCGAGGCGCGGGCCGACGCTGCAGTGGATGCGTTCCCAGGAGACCGCCGACGACATCAACGACAAGCACCGCAACGCCAAGTACCTGGGCAACGAGGTCGAGCTGGCGCACACACTCAAGGCCACCACCGACTTCTCCGAAGCCGCCGAGTGTGCTGACGTCATCGTGATGGGAGTGCCGTCGCACGGCTTCCGCGGGGTGCTGACCGAACTCGCCAGGGAGCTACGACCGTGGGTGCCGGTGGTGTCTCTGGTCAAGGGTCTCGAGCAAGGCACGAATTACCGGATGAGCCAGATCGTCGACGAGGTGCTGCCCGGACATCCGGCGGGCATCCTGGCCGGACCGAACATCGCCCGAGAGGTGGCCGAGGGCTACGCCGCGGCCGCGGTGCTCGCCATGCCCGATCAGCGTCTCGCGGCAAACCTCGCGGATTTGTTCCGCACCAGACGGTTTCGTACCTACACCACCGACGACGTCGTCGGTGTCGAGATGGCGGGTGCGCTCAAGAATGTCTATGCCATCGCGGTCGGTATGGGCTATTCCCTTGGGATCGGCGAGAATACGCGCGCGATGGTGATCGCCCGCGCGTTGCGCGAGATGTCCAAGCTCGGCGAGGCCGTGGGAGGACATCGCGACACGTTCGCCGGTGTCGCGGGCATGGGCGACCTGATCGTCACGTGTACCTCACAGCGCAGCCGCAACCGCCATGTCGGTGAGCAGCTCGGCGCGGGCAAGTCGATCGAAGAGATCATCGCCTCGATGAACCAGGTCGCCGAGGGCGTGAAGGCCGCCAGCGTGATCATGGAGTTCGCCGAAAAGTACGGCATCGCAATGCCGATCGCGCGCGAGGTCGACGGCGTCATCAACCACGGCTCCAACGTCGAGGAGGCGTACCGCGGCCTGATGGCCGAGAAGCCCGGCCACGAGGTATACGGCGCGGGGTTCTAG
- a CDS encoding mycofactocin-coupled SDR family oxidoreductase, protein MNRLKGKVALVTGAARGQGRSHAVHLADEGADIIAVDICADIESNEYPLATREDLDETAKLIEKSGQRVVTAVVDVRDRAGLKSALDDAVAQLGGLHVVVANAGICPQGNHIPYQGFIDAFDVDFVGVVNTIHVGLDHLTAGGSVIVTGSIAGLVEQKDLATGGGPQGPGGAGYGMAKKMVRDYTKALALTMAPHSVRINAVHPTNVNTDMLHNVPMYKVFRPDLSEPTREDAEAVFPILQAMPTPWVEPEDISHAVVYLASDEARFVTGQQLFVDAGAGLKMGM, encoded by the coding sequence ATGAACCGACTCAAGGGCAAGGTAGCTCTCGTCACCGGAGCGGCCCGCGGACAGGGACGGAGCCACGCCGTCCACCTCGCAGATGAGGGCGCAGACATCATCGCCGTCGACATCTGCGCCGACATCGAGTCCAACGAGTACCCCCTTGCCACTCGCGAGGACTTGGACGAAACAGCGAAGCTCATCGAGAAGTCCGGTCAGCGTGTCGTCACGGCTGTCGTCGACGTGCGCGACCGCGCAGGTCTCAAATCGGCGCTGGACGACGCCGTTGCACAATTGGGTGGTCTGCACGTTGTCGTGGCGAACGCAGGAATCTGCCCACAGGGCAATCACATTCCTTATCAAGGCTTTATCGACGCATTCGACGTTGACTTCGTCGGAGTCGTCAACACGATCCATGTCGGCCTCGATCACCTGACTGCAGGCGGCTCGGTGATTGTGACGGGTTCCATCGCCGGACTTGTCGAGCAGAAGGATCTCGCGACTGGTGGCGGTCCTCAAGGACCAGGCGGGGCGGGTTACGGAATGGCGAAGAAGATGGTGCGTGACTATACGAAGGCGCTAGCCCTCACGATGGCCCCGCACAGCGTACGTATCAACGCCGTTCACCCTACGAACGTGAACACCGACATGCTTCACAACGTGCCTATGTACAAAGTCTTCCGGCCCGATCTTTCGGAACCGACACGTGAGGATGCCGAGGCGGTGTTCCCGATATTGCAAGCGATGCCGACGCCTTGGGTGGAACCGGAGGACATTTCACACGCGGTGGTGTACCTCGCCTCCGACGAGGCCCGATTCGTCACCGGACAACAACTGTTCGTCGACGCCGGCGCCGGACTCAAGATGGGCATGTAG
- a CDS encoding aldehyde dehydrogenase has product MTEIWREERMLIDGRLVDARAGGAYDNVNPATEKAIGSAADVTAADMDAAITAARRAFDSTDWSTNHDLRVRCIRQLHEALVKHADQLRNTTVAEVGCPLALTYGPQIDAPLAGLPWVADLAESYAWETDLGIAEPFGIKTRRTVRREPVGVVAAITPWNYPVQINLAKMIPALAAGSTAILKPAPDTPYSATLLGQLIAEHTDIPPGVVNVVTSAGHDVGQQLCEDPRVDMISFTGSTATGTRIMIAAAATIKKVFLELGGKSALVALDDADIGSAVTSAAFAATTHAGQGCANTTRLLLPRAKYREGVDALADMLKGWSYGDPTDSSVLMGPLIREEQRQRVLAYIRKGIDEGATLAVGGGIPEHLPVGYYVEPTLLTDVDPNATVAQEEIFGPVLVAIPHDGDDHAVEIANNSRYGLSGSVVSASDDRARSVANRIRTGTVNVNGGVFYGVDVPFGGYKQSGIGREMGVAGFEEYLEIKSIAQRAS; this is encoded by the coding sequence ATGACCGAGATCTGGCGCGAAGAGCGGATGTTGATTGACGGCCGGCTCGTTGACGCGCGAGCGGGCGGCGCATACGACAACGTCAACCCGGCGACGGAGAAGGCTATCGGCTCCGCCGCCGACGTCACTGCCGCGGATATGGACGCAGCCATCACGGCCGCGCGGCGAGCCTTCGACAGTACGGACTGGTCGACAAATCACGATCTACGTGTGCGGTGCATCCGACAACTGCACGAGGCGCTCGTCAAGCATGCCGACCAACTTCGCAACACCACCGTTGCCGAGGTCGGCTGCCCGCTTGCGCTGACATATGGCCCGCAGATCGACGCTCCCCTGGCCGGGCTGCCCTGGGTCGCAGATCTTGCCGAGAGCTACGCGTGGGAAACCGACCTTGGAATCGCCGAGCCGTTCGGCATCAAAACCCGTCGCACCGTACGACGAGAGCCAGTGGGCGTCGTCGCTGCAATCACTCCCTGGAATTACCCGGTGCAGATCAACCTCGCAAAGATGATCCCCGCACTGGCCGCGGGCAGCACCGCGATTCTCAAGCCTGCGCCTGACACGCCCTACAGCGCAACACTTCTCGGGCAGCTCATTGCCGAGCACACCGACATTCCGCCTGGCGTTGTCAATGTGGTCACCTCAGCGGGCCACGACGTGGGCCAGCAGCTGTGCGAAGACCCGCGCGTCGACATGATCTCGTTCACCGGCTCGACGGCAACGGGAACGCGCATCATGATCGCAGCAGCCGCGACCATCAAGAAGGTGTTCCTCGAACTCGGCGGCAAGTCGGCGCTCGTGGCACTCGACGACGCCGATATCGGATCGGCAGTCACATCGGCCGCATTTGCCGCAACTACTCACGCCGGACAGGGCTGCGCCAACACCACGCGACTTCTGTTGCCCCGAGCCAAGTATCGCGAAGGTGTCGACGCACTGGCCGACATGCTCAAGGGCTGGTCGTATGGCGACCCCACCGATTCATCGGTCCTCATGGGTCCGCTGATCCGCGAGGAACAGCGACAGCGGGTGCTCGCTTACATCCGCAAGGGAATCGACGAAGGCGCCACACTGGCTGTCGGCGGGGGCATTCCGGAGCATCTGCCGGTGGGTTACTACGTCGAGCCGACACTGCTCACCGATGTCGATCCCAATGCCACAGTCGCCCAGGAGGAGATCTTCGGGCCCGTCCTGGTCGCCATCCCGCATGACGGTGACGACCATGCGGTAGAGATCGCCAACAACTCGCGTTACGGCCTGTCCGGATCCGTGGTGAGCGCGTCGGACGACCGAGCGCGCTCGGTGGCCAATCGCATTCGCACGGGCACGGTGAACGTCAACGGCGGGGTGTTCTACGGCGTTGACGTCCCATTCGGTGGTTACAAGCAGAGCGGTATCGGACGGGAGATGGGCGTGGCCGGCTTCGAGGAGTACCTGGAAATCAAGTCGATCGCGCAACGGGCCTCATGA
- a CDS encoding class I adenylate-forming enzyme family protein has translation MSVSLLLEMAQDAALAEPDRVAVVSGDLRLTIAELSTLADGAAGVISASGAQHVAYVGAGGAMLPLMVFAAARAAVPITPLNYRLSAEGLRTLIGRLPRPVIIVDDEYRDMVGDLPGDAVQIMSPAEFIATARTSPPAAEYADPDSVAVVLFTSGTTSAPKAVELSHNNLTSYVMGTVEFASAEPGDAAAICVPPYHIAGIGAALTNLYAGRKAVYLSNFDATEWVRLVNRETVTSATVVPTMLDRIVTVLEGLDESPLLPSLRTLAYGGSKVAAPLVRKAMTLLPHVGFVNAYGLTETSSTIAVLTPEDHRTALASSDPATARRLGSVGQPVPTIEVQVRAPNGAVLGPGEPGELYVRGEQVSGRYTGIGSVLDADGWFPTKDVAYLDEDGYLFIGGRSDDTIIRGGENIAPAEIEDVLVEHQHVRECVVVGADDDEWGQIIVAVVVPRGDSEPDPEELRGFVRERLRGSRTPDRVVFREQLPTNATGKVLRREIVDELNTSAKELT, from the coding sequence GTGAGCGTTTCACTCCTGCTCGAGATGGCTCAGGACGCGGCGCTGGCCGAGCCTGATCGCGTCGCCGTGGTCTCCGGTGATCTCCGCCTGACCATCGCGGAACTGAGCACCCTCGCCGACGGCGCTGCCGGCGTGATCAGCGCTTCGGGAGCCCAGCACGTCGCTTACGTCGGAGCCGGCGGAGCAATGCTTCCACTGATGGTCTTCGCTGCGGCACGGGCCGCAGTACCTATCACGCCGCTGAACTATCGCCTGTCTGCGGAGGGTTTGCGGACGCTGATCGGACGGCTTCCAAGGCCGGTCATCATCGTCGACGACGAGTACCGCGATATGGTCGGAGACCTACCGGGCGACGCCGTGCAGATCATGTCCCCTGCCGAGTTCATCGCCACAGCACGGACGTCACCACCTGCGGCCGAATACGCCGACCCGGATTCGGTGGCGGTGGTGCTGTTCACATCGGGCACGACGTCGGCACCCAAAGCCGTTGAACTGAGCCATAACAACCTCACCAGCTACGTCATGGGAACTGTCGAGTTCGCGTCCGCAGAACCCGGTGACGCTGCCGCAATCTGCGTACCGCCCTATCACATCGCGGGCATCGGAGCCGCCCTCACAAATCTCTACGCCGGACGTAAAGCGGTGTACCTCAGCAACTTCGATGCCACGGAATGGGTCCGACTGGTAAATCGCGAAACGGTCACCTCGGCAACAGTCGTTCCCACGATGCTGGACAGAATCGTGACCGTGCTCGAAGGGCTCGACGAGTCTCCTTTGCTGCCCTCGTTGCGCACGCTAGCCTATGGCGGATCGAAGGTCGCCGCTCCGCTGGTGCGCAAGGCGATGACTCTGTTGCCCCATGTCGGGTTCGTCAACGCGTACGGTTTGACCGAAACCAGCTCCACCATCGCCGTCCTCACTCCCGAGGACCATCGCACGGCGCTGGCGTCAAGCGATCCCGCGACGGCACGACGGCTCGGATCAGTCGGCCAGCCCGTCCCCACGATCGAGGTACAGGTCCGGGCGCCGAACGGCGCCGTGCTGGGCCCGGGCGAGCCCGGCGAGTTGTACGTGCGCGGCGAGCAGGTATCGGGCCGCTACACCGGCATCGGCTCGGTGCTCGACGCAGACGGTTGGTTCCCCACCAAGGACGTCGCATACCTCGATGAAGACGGCTATCTGTTCATCGGCGGCAGATCCGACGACACCATCATCCGCGGCGGCGAGAACATCGCGCCGGCCGAGATCGAAGACGTCCTGGTCGAGCATCAGCACGTACGAGAATGCGTCGTCGTTGGCGCCGACGACGACGAGTGGGGGCAGATCATCGTCGCCGTCGTCGTACCCCGCGGTGACTCCGAACCCGACCCCGAAGAGCTACGGGGTTTTGTGCGTGAACGGCTGCGGGGATCGAGAACCCCGGACCGCGTCGTCTTTCGTGAACAACTGCCCACCAATGCGACCGGCAAGGTATTACGGCGCGAAATCGTCGATGAACTGAACACGAGCGCGAAGGAGCTCACATGA
- a CDS encoding SDR family NAD(P)-dependent oxidoreductase has protein sequence MLYCFTRRYPGVMDVVQRQIWALGAGRRRIGGSGAALASGAAERGCNVVLIARSESKLANVAAHVERTHGVQTRTLSVDLSGPDATSRVLDGVEDLEIGLFIYNAAAEPRGLFLDTPDDELVRNVYMNCTVPTLLTKSLAAKMVERRRGGIALCSSGGALQGLRIFAAYGAAKAYELLLAEGLWDELRGSGVDVMGYVIGTTLTPEYRRNMNVTPEVESNLRAAGAQSPEECAARFYEVFGTGPRGYASDHIEANFAANARLPRAEVVAAMGEHMQASFG, from the coding sequence ATGCTCTATTGTTTCACTCGGAGATACCCGGGAGTGATGGATGTCGTTCAAAGACAAATATGGGCCTTGGGCGCTGGTCGCCGGCGCATCGGAGGGTCTGGGGCCGCGCTCGCCAGCGGTGCCGCGGAGCGTGGATGCAACGTCGTGCTCATCGCGCGCTCCGAATCGAAGCTGGCCAATGTCGCCGCCCACGTCGAGCGAACTCACGGTGTCCAGACCCGCACGCTGTCGGTGGATCTCAGCGGCCCCGATGCGACAAGCCGTGTGCTCGACGGCGTCGAAGATCTCGAAATCGGCCTCTTCATCTACAACGCCGCCGCCGAGCCGCGCGGGTTGTTCCTCGATACCCCCGATGACGAACTCGTGCGCAATGTCTACATGAATTGCACGGTCCCCACCCTGCTCACCAAATCACTCGCCGCCAAGATGGTCGAACGGCGGCGCGGCGGTATTGCGCTGTGTTCGTCCGGTGGTGCACTGCAGGGCTTGCGCATCTTCGCCGCATATGGGGCGGCCAAGGCGTACGAATTGCTTCTCGCGGAGGGTCTGTGGGACGAGCTGCGCGGTTCCGGCGTCGACGTCATGGGGTACGTCATCGGCACGACCCTGACCCCTGAGTACCGCCGAAACATGAACGTCACCCCTGAGGTCGAATCGAACTTGCGTGCCGCCGGCGCCCAAAGCCCGGAGGAGTGCGCAGCCCGTTTCTATGAAGTATTCGGCACCGGCCCACGGGGATATGCGAGCGATCATATCGAGGCGAACTTTGCAGCCAATGCGCGTCTGCCGAGGGCTGAGGTGGTGGCCGCCATGGGCGAACACATGCAGGCAAGCTTTGGTTAG
- a CDS encoding transglutaminase-like domain-containing protein codes for MRRDVGAQLEVQVLAPTELEFQIAVAPHVNAHVSESLSFVLDGKPLQPLEISGTHGNRIHKIDVAGGLLRVDYAATVTGRADPPPVTEYEKSVYLRPSRYAEADKFFGFAATEFGNYVDSATLLEKVSSWVGTRLNYVPGSSDPIDGAADTLLAGAGVCRDFAHLAVALLRAVFVPARVVSVYAPGLFPMDFHAVAEAFVEGQWRVVDATLLAPRQTLVRIATGRDAADTAFLDNHRGGINLNWMSVTAVTDGDLPRDPIGELVSIG; via the coding sequence ATGAGGCGAGACGTCGGCGCGCAGCTCGAAGTCCAGGTGCTCGCGCCGACCGAACTGGAGTTTCAGATCGCCGTCGCACCGCACGTCAATGCTCACGTGTCGGAATCGTTGTCCTTCGTGTTGGACGGAAAACCTCTGCAGCCCTTGGAGATAAGCGGAACGCACGGCAACAGGATCCACAAGATTGACGTTGCAGGCGGATTGCTGAGGGTCGACTATGCCGCGACCGTCACCGGCCGAGCTGATCCGCCGCCGGTCACCGAGTACGAGAAGTCGGTGTACCTGAGGCCGAGCCGCTACGCGGAGGCCGACAAGTTCTTCGGGTTCGCGGCAACGGAATTCGGCAACTACGTCGATTCGGCGACGCTGCTGGAGAAGGTGTCGTCCTGGGTGGGTACGCGGCTGAACTATGTGCCCGGGTCCAGCGACCCGATCGACGGCGCGGCGGACACGTTGCTCGCCGGCGCCGGAGTCTGCCGCGACTTCGCGCACCTGGCGGTGGCGTTGCTGCGAGCCGTGTTCGTCCCGGCCCGCGTTGTGTCGGTGTATGCGCCGGGTCTGTTCCCCATGGACTTTCACGCGGTGGCCGAGGCGTTCGTCGAGGGGCAGTGGCGCGTCGTCGACGCCACCCTGCTGGCGCCGCGGCAGACACTGGTCCGCATCGCCACTGGACGCGACGCCGCCGACACCGCCTTCCTGGACAACCACAGGGGCGGGATCAACCTGAACTGGATGTCGGTGACCGCCGTCACCGACGGCGACCTGCCGAGGGACCCGATCGGCGAACTGGTGTCGATCGGCTAG
- a CDS encoding YajQ family cyclic di-GMP-binding protein: protein MADSSFDVVSKVDRQEADNALNQAAKELSTRYDFRGTDTSIAWQGEETVVITSSTEERVKAAIDVFKEKLIRRDISMKAFDVGEPQASGKTFKVSGSMKQGISSEDAKKITKIIRDQGPKGVKAQIQGDEIRVSSKKRDDLQAVIALLKGSDLDVALQFVNYR, encoded by the coding sequence ATGGCGGATTCATCGTTCGACGTCGTGAGCAAGGTCGACCGTCAAGAGGCCGACAACGCACTGAACCAGGCGGCCAAGGAGCTGTCCACGCGCTACGACTTCCGCGGCACCGACACCTCCATCGCCTGGCAGGGCGAGGAGACCGTCGTCATCACGTCCTCGACCGAGGAGCGGGTCAAGGCGGCGATCGACGTCTTCAAGGAGAAGCTGATCCGCCGCGACATCTCCATGAAGGCCTTCGACGTCGGCGAGCCGCAGGCTTCGGGCAAGACCTTCAAGGTCAGCGGCTCGATGAAGCAGGGCATCAGCAGCGAGGACGCCAAGAAAATCACCAAGATCATCCGCGACCAGGGCCCCAAGGGCGTCAAGGCTCAGATCCAGGGCGACGAGATCCGGGTGTCGTCGAAGAAGCGCGACGACCTGCAGGCCGTCATCGCCCTGCTCAAGGGCTCCGACCTGGATGTCGCCCTGCAGTTCGTCAACTACCGCTGA
- a CDS encoding SDR family oxidoreductase, with product MTARSLSGKRVVVVGASAGIGKAFAIRAGKEGANLVVAARRSDKLAEVIAEVGSGTPVVTDVRRPEDCARVAAIAREQLGEVDLLVISTGYAPLKNLGDTDTHDWRDVFETNVVGVHETIRAHLPILTPSAIVAAMSSDSVRNPHSALGAYSSSKAALERCLISWRLENPGYRFCCVEVSGTVPTDFTSAFDPDVLGEAATEWMSRGLVQASRMTPEDVAEVLAGVFGSVVDFPEVGVESLVVKSPSGPLRP from the coding sequence ATGACCGCGCGGTCGCTGTCAGGTAAACGGGTCGTCGTCGTCGGTGCCTCAGCCGGCATCGGCAAAGCATTCGCGATCCGGGCGGGTAAAGAGGGAGCGAACCTCGTCGTTGCTGCTCGACGCTCCGACAAGCTCGCTGAAGTCATCGCTGAAGTTGGCTCGGGCACACCGGTGGTCACCGATGTGCGCAGACCCGAGGATTGCGCCCGTGTCGCTGCGATAGCCCGCGAACAATTGGGCGAGGTCGATCTGCTGGTGATCAGCACCGGATACGCACCATTGAAGAATCTCGGCGACACCGATACTCATGACTGGCGCGACGTGTTCGAGACAAACGTCGTTGGTGTACACGAGACCATCCGCGCCCACCTGCCCATTCTCACGCCCTCGGCGATCGTCGCTGCCATGTCCTCTGACTCGGTGCGTAATCCCCACTCCGCGCTCGGGGCATACTCCTCGAGCAAAGCGGCGCTGGAGCGGTGTCTGATCTCGTGGCGCCTGGAGAATCCAGGCTACAGATTCTGCTGCGTCGAGGTAAGCGGCACCGTCCCCACGGATTTCACCTCGGCATTCGATCCAGACGTACTCGGAGAGGCTGCGACGGAGTGGATGTCCCGCGGCCTTGTCCAGGCGAGCAGGATGACCCCGGAAGACGTCGCAGAAGTGTTGGCGGGCGTCTTCGGCAGCGTGGTGGACTTCCCGGAAGTCGGTGTGGAATCGCTGGTCGTCAAGTCGCCATCGGGACCGTTGCGGCCGTGA
- a CDS encoding DUF427 domain-containing protein — protein MADTVNDVQSLWPDYPNYRIDLTPCKLTGQVWAGDTLLAESDACLIVTETDHEDRLYFPESSVDWQYFESSDQTTVCPFKGRAGYWNLVGPHGPRANAVWTYRTPLPEVAGLKGYVSFYDHGLRIVVVERWPDGTEVPATFPLWGDAAELLRLIDVEPTSDRKFIGPAHGPTRRDVVEGGQFVAEAIVAATKALPGQRITSVSMIFTKAASFTAPVEVDVDVLRHGRTFSTTEVRISQHGSLRSVGLLLADSGAEDVIRDSAPMPDTPGPEDAAQFAGFGMPGREIRIVDAAYDPDPERIGPPTIDAWVRFREAPDEQYLHQALLAQSTTHWTIAAGMRPHRGFGEARAHDTLSTGIMKATIAFHEDVDVSDWLLYSNRAFWSGRGLVQGEGRVHTRDGRLAASYTIQAMVREFSRSPADMGRDSRTAM, from the coding sequence ATGGCGGACACCGTCAATGACGTTCAATCGCTCTGGCCCGACTACCCGAACTACCGAATCGACCTGACGCCCTGCAAGCTCACCGGACAGGTCTGGGCCGGTGACACTCTGCTGGCCGAGAGCGACGCCTGTCTCATCGTGACCGAGACCGATCACGAGGACAGACTGTACTTTCCGGAATCGTCGGTTGATTGGCAGTACTTCGAGTCGTCTGATCAGACCACGGTGTGCCCCTTCAAGGGACGGGCCGGTTATTGGAACCTCGTCGGCCCGCATGGGCCGAGGGCCAACGCCGTGTGGACCTACCGCACGCCGCTGCCAGAAGTCGCCGGCCTGAAAGGTTATGTGTCGTTCTACGATCACGGTCTGCGCATCGTCGTCGTCGAAAGATGGCCCGACGGAACCGAGGTACCCGCGACGTTCCCACTGTGGGGTGATGCAGCCGAACTGCTGCGCCTCATCGATGTTGAACCCACCTCAGACCGCAAATTCATCGGACCGGCTCACGGCCCAACTCGCCGTGATGTCGTAGAAGGCGGTCAGTTCGTCGCAGAAGCCATCGTCGCCGCCACTAAAGCCCTTCCTGGACAACGGATCACATCGGTGTCGATGATCTTCACCAAGGCGGCATCGTTCACCGCACCCGTCGAAGTCGACGTCGATGTTCTCCGACACGGCCGAACGTTCTCGACCACCGAGGTGCGGATCAGCCAGCATGGATCGTTGCGGAGTGTTGGGTTGCTTCTCGCCGACTCAGGCGCCGAGGACGTCATTCGCGACAGTGCACCAATGCCCGACACCCCCGGCCCCGAAGATGCCGCACAGTTCGCCGGTTTCGGGATGCCCGGCCGCGAGATCAGGATCGTCGACGCCGCATACGATCCCGATCCCGAGCGAATCGGGCCCCCGACGATCGACGCCTGGGTCCGGTTCCGGGAGGCGCCTGATGAGCAATACCTACATCAAGCACTGCTGGCCCAATCGACGACGCACTGGACCATTGCCGCAGGCATGCGGCCACACCGCGGTTTCGGTGAGGCCCGCGCACACGACACGTTGTCCACCGGAATCATGAAGGCGACCATAGCCTTCCACGAGGACGTCGACGTCAGTGACTGGCTGCTATACAGCAATCGCGCGTTCTGGTCGGGGCGAGGCCTCGTTCAGGGCGAGGGCCGGGTGCACACTCGTGACGGTCGCCTCGCTGCCTCCTACACCATTCAGGCGATGGTCCGAGAGTTCAGCCGCAGCCCAGCAGACATGGGTCGCGACAGCCGGACCGCAATGTGA
- a CDS encoding SDR family NAD(P)-dependent oxidoreductase → MVLRRDAVSLAGHIAVVTGGGGGIGRAIAAAFTEFGAKVAVWEKDAASAADAATEVGGLACVTDVRDPDQVDAALAATEGELGTPTILVNNAGGVFWSGLLETSPNGWDSLIRINLTQVILCTQRVARAMVDAQLGGSIINVSTIEGVRAAPGFAAYAAAKAGVFNFTKTSALELAPHGIRVNGLAPDFTLTESLRRMAPNGEENAKLMVPLGRAGHVDEMAGAALFLASDLSSYVTGQTLHVDGGTSAAGGWYHHPDSGQYVLGHVP, encoded by the coding sequence ATGGTCCTACGCCGTGATGCGGTGTCACTCGCTGGTCACATTGCCGTCGTGACTGGCGGCGGAGGAGGCATCGGCAGAGCAATAGCAGCAGCGTTCACCGAGTTCGGAGCCAAGGTGGCGGTGTGGGAGAAGGACGCGGCGTCGGCGGCCGATGCCGCGACTGAGGTCGGCGGGCTTGCTTGCGTGACCGACGTCCGCGATCCCGACCAGGTCGACGCTGCTCTGGCGGCGACGGAGGGTGAACTCGGCACGCCGACGATTCTGGTGAACAACGCTGGCGGCGTTTTCTGGTCAGGTCTCCTCGAAACGTCTCCCAACGGCTGGGATTCGTTGATCCGAATCAACCTGACGCAGGTGATTCTGTGCACCCAGCGGGTGGCTCGCGCCATGGTCGACGCGCAACTGGGCGGGAGCATCATCAACGTCAGCACGATCGAAGGCGTTCGTGCAGCACCCGGCTTCGCCGCGTACGCGGCAGCGAAGGCGGGGGTATTCAATTTCACCAAGACGTCGGCGCTTGAACTCGCACCACACGGTATTCGGGTCAATGGTCTGGCGCCCGACTTCACCCTCACCGAGAGCCTGCGCCGAATGGCACCCAACGGCGAGGAGAATGCCAAGCTCATGGTGCCACTCGGTCGGGCTGGCCATGTCGACGAGATGGCCGGCGCCGCACTGTTTCTCGCCAGCGACCTGAGCTCCTACGTGACCGGCCAAACGCTGCACGTCGACGGTGGGACCAGCGCAGCCGGTGGGTGGTATCACCATCCCGACAGCGGGCAGTACGTGCTCGGACATGTCCCATGA
- a CDS encoding nuclear transport factor 2 family protein yields MDLQSAAPDLELETLSRRYAAAIDHRDIAGLLSVFAADATMRVEQPGHKVGHLSGHRELEHIIKVVNRFSRTAHVLGQGLFQVDGDRAEGEIYCTAHHFSSSASGSGHDLVMHIRYIDRYAIGQDLSWRIVHRTVRVDAIEERRVQGDW; encoded by the coding sequence ATGGACCTTCAGTCCGCTGCGCCTGACCTCGAGCTTGAAACGCTCTCCCGCCGTTACGCCGCAGCGATCGATCACCGTGATATCGCCGGGCTACTCAGCGTGTTCGCAGCCGACGCAACCATGCGCGTGGAACAACCTGGTCACAAGGTCGGCCACCTGAGCGGCCACCGGGAGCTCGAACACATCATCAAGGTTGTCAATCGCTTTTCACGTACCGCACACGTTCTCGGACAGGGCCTCTTTCAGGTGGACGGTGATCGCGCCGAGGGTGAGATTTATTGCACCGCACATCACTTCAGTTCTAGTGCGTCGGGTTCCGGTCACGACCTGGTGATGCACATCAGGTACATCGACCGCTACGCCATCGGCCAGGATCTCAGCTGGCGCATCGTCCACCGCACGGTGCGCGTCGACGCCATCGAAGAACGGCGGGTACAGGGGGACTGGTGA